A stretch of DNA from Streptomyces spiramyceticus:
GCATCGGCTTCCAGCCCTTCCGCCACGGGGTATGGCTCCTGGACACCGCCCTGCGCCGACCGGAGGAGCTCATGCAGGCCCGCCGCGCTCAACTGCGCGCGCTCGGCACGGCCTTCCAGCAGCCTGCTTCAGCCTGAAAGCGGCCCCGGCGGACGCCACGGCTGGGCAGTCAGACGGCACCGGGTCGTGCCGGCGAGGTCGCGTACGGTCCGGCGTTTCCTGCGAGCGCCGCATCCCGCGGATGACACGAGTAGCGAAGACGAAGGACAGAGGGGGAGGGGGGAACGATGGGGGAGAGGCAGCCGGTGGACGAGGACATCCAGGATGCGCTGGACTGGGCACGGCAGCGTCTTGAGGAACTAGGCGTTTTCGCAACGGAGGACGGCCTGCGGTGGGCAGCGGCCCACGGGCTTGTTCTGTCCGTGTGGCGCAACGGCCCGATTGAGGATGCGCATGCCTCCCGGCCGACCAGCCGGCGCAAGGCATTGCACGACGGGACGATGTTCGCCCGTAACACCTGGCTCACCCGGCAGGCATTCGACGTCCTGGGCTCCGATGACCGGTTCCGTCTCTATGCGCTGGAGGATCTGGTCCTGGACCGGGACATGGTCTGGCCGGGATGCGAGGGGACCCTGACGGACTTCGGCTGGGGATTCCTCGGAGAGATCAAGAAGCAGGTGAAGCAGCGTATCGACATGTTCAGGCACTTCGAGAAGAGACTGCCGCCGGACGACTTCCTCGTCTTCGCCGGCGCTCCCCGGGTCGGGACCTGCGATGACCATTACGGTATGCCGAAATGGCCGGCCTGCGTGGAAGCGGCGATGCGACGGCTGCGCGGCGAGGACGAGGAGTTTTTTCACGAGTGGGGTGACTTGACGACCCGTATCGGTCCCGTTCCCGCTCCCGTCACCGCGGACCTTGAGACAACCCGGAAACTGCTGCTGGAGTCGCCGTGGGAACTGGGCGCCGAGAACCTGAACTGGTTCGCCTGGAACCCGGTCCTGCAACCACCTGGCACGACACAGTAGGCGCGGCGGCGCACGGCCGCCAGATACAGCGATAGCGAGATCGCGCGGAGAATCTACTCCCAGAGTGCCAGCACGTCATGTCTCGCAACTTCCGTAATGCACCCCTGCGGTGGTCGAGGGCACGGTGGCTGCTGTTCTGTGCGTGCGAGTCGGCGCGGCCGCCAGGCGGCGAGCTGGGACGGCCTCGAGGTCAGACCAGGCCTACTCCCGTATGCGGTTGCGAGCTGGAGCGCCGGAGCGGGCCGGTGCCGGACCGGAAATCCTGCCCGTATGTCAGTGGCGGTGACGACACTTGGTCCATGACGCTTGACCGTGCCGATCTGGCACCGCTGTTGCTGGTCCCTTCCGGATCGGCGTTCAACCCCATGGTGTTGGACCGGCTGACGCTGCTTCCTGTCCTCGACGCCAATGCGCTGCTGGTCGAAGCCTGCTCTCTGGCCAAGCACGGCCGCCGGCAGGACCGGGTCACCGCGCTGGCCAGCACCGGCCGCGCCACCCCGTATATCGCCGCGCACGTCCCTGGCGAAGTCGACGAACACCTGGCCAAGATGGCCGACCAGTTCACGGTGGCGGAGCGTCAGGCACGCCGCGTACTCGATCAGCAGATCTGGCCCGCCCTTCGGGTGGTCGACCTGGAGATCCGTGATCACCTGTCCTGGCGGACCCGTCACATCCTGCGGGTCGTCGGGAGATGCCGCTGAAGTACCGGGGCGACCCGGACGACGCACCCACGATGGCGCTCGCAGAGTTCCTTGGACCGTGCGTCATCGTCTCCCAAGACAGTGTCTTCGAGCGCTTCGGATTCGCCGTCATTGAGTGGATCCCCGTCGCCCAGAGCGTGCTGCGCCTGGCCGGCCTGGAGGCCACCGCCGCGAACGCGCTGGTACTCATCGAGCTAGCACTCCGGCTGCTCGGCGCGGGCGCCCACCGCCTGGCGGGCCTCGCCGCGCACAACCCGCTTGCCGCATCAGCCGCTGTGGGCGGACTGCTGTGGTGGTGCTACCACCGCGGCTACCTGACCCGCGACAACTGGCGGCGGACTCTCTCGCGGATGGGGGATGCGACAATGCCGTTGCTGGAATTGGCTGAAGCCGGGATGACCGAGCACCAGACGCTCAATGACTCGCTTCTGGTGGTAGAGCCCCCGGCCTACCCGACCAGCGAGCAGCTGGCCGCCCGCTACCTCGCACGCTGTGGCCGGCCCCTGACGCCCGGCGAACTGCGTGACGCGCTCGCCCGACGCGGCCACACGATCTCCGCCGCGCAGTTGAAGCGCGACATGCTCACCCACCGCGCGTTCATTCGCGCCCCCGGCGACCTGTGGACCGTCGGCCGCCCGGCGCAGGGATAACGGATCGTGTTCGGAGAACGGAGCCGGACGGCCAGGGCATCCCATAACTCCCATACGGTGCGCCCGTGGTGGTGCTTGGGGGGGCGCCTCGTACAGGTCCAGGGCGGGGCGGCGGATTAGGCCGGTGCGGTGGCTGTCCGGCAGCGCGGTCAGGGTGGAGACCTCTGACTGCACACCTGCTCACTGTCGCCGTCATGGTGTGAGCGGGCGGCGGCGTTGATGTGCAGCAGGGTGGGCGTCATGGTGCTGGTCGGCGCGGGCAGATCCAGCGCCCGCTGCTGGCTCTCGAACGCGCGATGGGTGTCTGCGAGCCCGTTAGGCAATTTCTTTCGGATCAGTTTGCTGACCAGATGAAGATGGCGGCGAGTTGATCCGGAAGAAGCGGCCCGGGTTCCTGAACCGCGCGGCCAGAGTCCTACTCCGCGTAGATCTCGACGTGGAACTTCAGGCCAGGGTTCGGCTGGGACCAGAACCGGAGTCGGGCCGACGACTCGCCCACGCCACCCTCGACGCACCCACGATCGCGCTCCGTGCCGCCGGCGCCGACCTCGACGCATCACCGACGGCGTTTTCGCCGCGGCCACGGCGACGGCGAACAAGCCGACGCCGGCCGTGCGCCCCCGTGCGCAGGTCATCGGTTGACGAGGGTCTGCCGATCAGAATTCGAACACTCGCCTGGAGTCAGACGGAAGATCGTCTGTCGTGCCTTCGTAGAAGCCGAGGCCGCCGCAACCGGGGCACGTCTCCAATGTGCAGACCGATTCGTCCCCACCGACCGGGACCGAAACCTTCTTCGTGCCTTCGCAGTCGCCACACTCGAACCAGACCTCTCCGTCGAGGCCGTAGTCGATCTCTCGGTACACGCACTCCATGCACACGTCACCTTTGTACGTCTCGGCGTAGCCGGTGCCCTCATACTCGAAGTTGAGCGACTCTCGCGTGTTCGCAGCGCTGAAATTGTCGCCGCACCTAGCGCACTTCTTCACCCGCGTATCGTACTGGCCCCGTGCGCAGGTCATTGGCCGATTCGGTCATCTAGATCATGAGTCATCTAGATCATGAACCGTGCCCACTCATCGCCGGTACGCCAGTGCCTGTCGTCGGCGATCCAACTGGGTCCGGTAACTACCCTCCGGACGTCCTCGCTGTAGATCTCGTCCCCCCAAAGCCTCCCCGGCCCGTCGCCGCTGAGTGGGGCCACCTCATGAAAGTAGTTGGCGATCGGCAGCAGTCGCGGCTCCTCCCACGCCAGGCGTCGCATGAGGCCCGTCATGAAAGCCATCAGAGGCGTCACCCTCTTCTCCCGAACCATGTGTGTCAGCGCATAAGCCTCGGGAATCTGGATGTGTTCTTCGATCTTGCTCCAGTCGCCTGTCCGCATCCCACGGGCGACCCACGGCATCTTCACGGGCAACCAGGTGCCAAGGTCCGCCACGCACACCATGTCCAGCATCTCCCGCGGGTGACCTAGCTCCTGGATGCCCTTGTACAGGGCCTTCTCCACGTTGCGAAGCGGGTCGGAATCCTCCTCCTTCCAGTCGTGCGAGTGCGCCAGGACGCCGTAGATAGGCGTACCGAACAGCTCTCGATAAGGTGTCCCGCCCCTCGGCGCCGTGATCCTCCGCACGATGGCGGCAGTGCGTGCAGCCTCGGCTAGATGCTTGGCCTTCAGCGTGTTCTTGCACTCGAAGGCCGCCACCACGCCGTCGGCGAGGTAGGTCTTCACCTCGCTGTCCACCAGGAACTTCGGGTAGTAGGGCGAGAGGATCAACACGTCGATCTGCGGACTGATCTCGGGCGAGCCGTGCGGGTCCCCTCCACGGTGCTTGGCGCTGAGGATTCGCCCCTTGGTCACGACGTGATAGCCCTCGGGAAGCGAGTGTTCCAGCACGATGCGAGCCCAGTTAGCCTCGCCCTCGTCACCGGACGTGCCGTGGTCGTCGTTTCGCTTGCGGATGCGCTGATACTCGGTCGCCAGCCGGGCTGCGGTCTGCTCGAAAAAGTCTTCCAGGTCGTGAGTGCCCACGAAATGCCCCCTGACGTCATCTCGGCTCTCGGGTGCCCTCAAGTGGCTCCGGCCGTCCCCCACACAAGACAGTCGGCCCGGCGGTACTGCCCCTGGGGATCCCCCGGGCGCCGGGTCTGACCCACGCACGTCATATCGGCGCGGGCTGGCACCAACCCTAATTGAAAGGGCTGACAGGTGGGCTCCGCATACGGCCTCGGCCCCGACTGCGATTTCGCAGTGGGCAGCGCCCCAGAGGACATCGCCGGACTAGCCGACACCTGGCTGATCAGGTCGCTTGAAGGCTTCCTGTGGCGCCTGGACAGCTGGGTCCACGGGGGCGCGGCGTTGTGTGGAGTAGGGGCTCAGTGCTGGCTTTGGACGAGGTCCTCGAGGGTGAGTGCGACGCGTTGCCGGTTTGCGTCGAAGCCGAACATGAGGGTGGGGCGGTTGAGGGCGTCGGACTTGGACTGGTAGCGGAACTGCAGGATCTGTCCACACATCTGCCCCACGTCGGACATCAGCCCGTCCTGGCAGGTGGCCAGGACGGTGATGCCGTGATCCTGGGCGGCGTCCCGCAGCGCGGCGATGACTTCGCGCCGGTGCTCGGCACCGAGTGAGTCGCCCAGTTCGTCCAGGATCAAGACGCGCCCTTGGGGGTCGGGTGCCGCGAGCAGGGCGGCGAGGACGAGATGGATGGAGAAGAGCTTCTCCTGGGCGGTGTTGGTGGGCGCGTCGTAGTCCAGCAGCGGGCCGCTGGGGTTGCGCCGCCACCGGGGCACGACGTGGCAGACCCACTGGTCCTCGGCCGCGGTTGGTGCAGTGATGTCGTATTGCAGGTCCGCGCCGTAGCCCCGGTCTTTCGCATCCAGGCTGTTGAGGGTGCTGCTGATGCGGTCCAGGGCGCTCTGGACCCGTTCCTGGATGGACTCCTGGGTCTCGGTGAGGGCGTAGCGGGACTCCTCGACCACGCCTTGGAGGAAAGTGTGTTCCTCCTCGCGTTCCTTGCGCTTTGCCTCCACCTGTTCCCGGGCGCCTGCGTCGCGTGCCTCGTTGTCCTGAAGCCATGTGTCCAGTGCGCGCAGTGAGGTGCGGAAGATCCGTCCGGCGGGGTCGGGTGTGCCCGCCTCGTGGTGGCGAAGTGCGTCCGCGAGTTCCTGGGTGGCAACTCCGGTTGCGGCGCTGTCTGCGGCCAGCCCGGTGAGCGCGGCGGCCAGCCGGACTCGCCCCTCTGTATCCAGGACGGCGCTGGTCCGGCGCTCGGCCTCATGCGCGGGATCGCGCTGGGTGACGGAGCGGGTGTCGGCCTGGTCGTCGGGGTCGGCGTCGGGGTCCTGTTCAGGTAGCACGGCCCAGTTCAGCGTGATCAGTGCGTCGTCCGGGGAACCGGTCCAGTCGGTCCTCGCCTGTTCGGCGGACGGGCCGGATTCCATCTCCCGGAGTGCGTCGCGTTTGCGTTCGGCTCCCTCGATCTTTCTGCGCAGCCCGCCCAGGGCTGCGGCGAGCACGTCGGCGCGGCCCTGGGCCGTATCGAAGTCCACCTTGGCCTGATGAGCGGCGGCCGACGCGACGTCCGCGGTGCTCTGCAGGTCCGGAAGGGCCTTCAGCTGGTCTGCGAGTGTTTGTTCCAGCGTCTGGATCTTAGGCACCAGACGCTTGGCGAGGCCGGACGCGTTGGCCCGCTCGATGTCGCTCTTCAGCTCGATGATCCGCCGGCGGTGCAGGTCGGCCGCTCCGGCGAGGTCCTTCCGCAGGTTCTCGGCGTCGTGCAGTTGGCGCTGCAGGTGGGCGCATATGTCCGCCTGTCCGGCGATGGGCTGCTCGAAGCCGCCCATGACGTGGACGCCCAATGCGGGCAGCGACGCGTGGGGAGGGCGGTCCACCCGTGTCGAGTGGGCGAGCGCGTGCAGGAACGGCACGGCGAGCGGGTCGGTGCTGTGGATACCGTCGGGCACCGATCGCGTGTCGGACAGGGGCACGAAGCCGGCCGGGGCAGGCGGGGTCGGGCCGGTGATGAGCAGTGCCCCCGGATGTGCCGCTACCGCCTCAGCGGCGCGCTCCAGGTCGCCGGGTGCGATGCACACGGCGTCTCTCCAGGGAGCGAGGCGGGCCTCCCAGTTGAGACGTGCGTGCGCGTGGACGCGGGTGGCGGCCATCAGCCCGACGGCTTCCACCTTTTCCGACAGCAGGGTCCGCAGGACGGTGGCTGCCGCACCGGTCCTGCCCTCACGGGCTTCGGTGAGTTCCTCCCCCAGGGCTTCGACGCGGCT
This window harbors:
- a CDS encoding DUF6602 domain-containing protein; this encodes MGTHDLEDFFEQTAARLATEYQRIRKRNDDHGTSGDEGEANWARIVLEHSLPEGYHVVTKGRILSAKHRGGDPHGSPEISPQIDVLILSPYYPKFLVDSEVKTYLADGVVAAFECKNTLKAKHLAEAARTAAIVRRITAPRGGTPYRELFGTPIYGVLAHSHDWKEEDSDPLRNVEKALYKGIQELGHPREMLDMVCVADLGTWLPVKMPWVARGMRTGDWSKIEEHIQIPEAYALTHMVREKRVTPLMAFMTGLMRRLAWEEPRLLPIANYFHEVAPLSGDGPGRLWGDEIYSEDVRRVVTGPSWIADDRHWRTGDEWARFMI